A part of Aegilops tauschii subsp. strangulata cultivar AL8/78 chromosome 2, Aet v6.0, whole genome shotgun sequence genomic DNA contains:
- the LOC109760373 gene encoding peptidyl-prolyl cis-trans isomerase Pin1 → MAATGEETVRASHILIKHEGSRRKASWKDPEGRVISATTRADAAARLGDLRAQILAGRASFADLAAQHSDCSSARRGGDLGTFGRRQMQKPFEDATYALKVGEISDIIDTESGVHIILRTA, encoded by the exons ATGGCGGCGACGGGGGAGGAGACGGTGCGGGCGTCGCACATCCTGATCAAGCACGAGGGGTCCCGGCGCAAGGCGTCCTGGAAGGACCCCGAGGGCCGGGTCATCTCCGCCACCacgcgcgccgacgccgccgcgCGCCTCGGCGACCTCCGCGCCCAGATCCTCGCCGGCCGCGCCTCCTTCGCCGACCTCGCCGCGCAGCACTCCGACTGCTCCTCCGCCCGCCGCGGCGGCGACCTAG GCACCTTTGGGAGGAGGCAGATGCAGAAGCCCTTCGAGGACGCCACGTATGCTCTCAAGGTGGGGGAGATCAGCGACATCATCGACACCGAGAGCGGGGTTCACATCATCCTGCGTACCGCATAA